TGTTCCGGGTCAGGATATAGGCGGTACTTGTAAGCCTTGTTCATATCTTTTCCCCTTGGCTTTCAATATAATGTTTGACGACTTCGATTGGCGCACCGCCTGTAGTTAGCATACAAAAGCTTCTTGACCAGAAATATTCTTTGCATAGGTATTTTTTGATAACAGGATATTCTTTTTTGATAAGACGGGAAGATGCACTTTTGTAGGCATTGATGAATTTGGATAATTCGCTGTTGGGCTGTGCCTTGAACAAAATATGTACATGGTCTTCCTCATGATTCCACTCTTGCAAAGCGATGTTGTATTTTGGTGCAATATACTCAAATATTTCTTTGAGCCGTGCAGAGTTTGTATCATCAATCACTTTTCGGCGATATTTTATAACCAAAACGAG
This window of the Methylomusa anaerophila genome carries:
- the tnpA gene encoding IS200/IS605 family transposase is translated as MELDNNNHSVFLMYYHLVLVIKYRRKVIDDTNSARLKEIFEYIAPKYNIALQEWNHEEDHVHILFKAQPNSELSKFINAYKSASSRLIKKEYPVIKKYLCKEYFWSRSFCMLTTGGAPIEVVKHYIESQGEKI